A single window of uncultured Pseudodesulfovibrio sp. DNA harbors:
- a CDS encoding STAS domain-containing protein, giving the protein MAMNQENENGVIILAVDGNLDAEGTQAMEEKVLALLESGETKLLFDFTGLDYINSSGLRVLVLAYQRLKKASGTVAICGVKDYIQEVFEVSGYDKIFPLYTVRADALAGM; this is encoded by the coding sequence ATGGCAATGAATCAGGAAAATGAGAATGGTGTCATCATTCTTGCGGTAGACGGTAATCTTGATGCCGAGGGTACTCAGGCCATGGAAGAGAAAGTCCTTGCCTTGCTTGAGAGTGGTGAAACTAAATTGCTTTTTGACTTCACGGGGTTGGACTATATCAATAGCTCGGGCTTGCGTGTGCTCGTGCTCGCTTATCAGCGACTCAAAAAAGCCTCTGGCACTGTCGCTATCTGTGGCGTCAAGGATTACATTCAGGAAGTTTTCGAAGTATCCGGTTACGACAAGATTTTTCCGCTGTATACCGTACGGGCTGATGCCTTGGCGGGAATGTAG
- a CDS encoding DMT family transporter → MKARGIQNMTLIEWLMLITLSIIWGGGFFFNEIALRELPPMLVVFGRISIGSLGLIAVVFITRQKARVHLHRWRQLAVLGTFNTALPFFLIVWGQQYIESGLAAVINATTPAFTILVAHFFTADERFSMRKLSGAALGLGGVATLIGTDALIGFGDHVFGQIAIMGAALSYACAATYARRLTGMPPTVMGCLQLSAASLVMAPVVLIMTRPWELPMPGLETLAAITGLGLLCSTIASLIFFRILTSAGATNISLVTLLIPFSASTLGISFLGEPFTMRLIIGMLIVSAAAILIDGRLKFRRRPPKAQKPFSKSS, encoded by the coding sequence ATGAAAGCACGCGGCATACAAAATATGACCCTCATTGAATGGTTGATGCTCATCACCCTTTCCATCATCTGGGGTGGCGGATTCTTCTTCAACGAAATAGCCCTGCGGGAACTGCCGCCGATGCTGGTCGTGTTCGGGCGTATCTCAATTGGGAGCCTCGGCCTGATAGCCGTGGTTTTCATTACCCGACAAAAGGCCCGTGTTCATCTACACCGATGGCGACAGCTTGCTGTTCTCGGTACATTTAATACGGCACTTCCATTCTTCCTCATTGTCTGGGGACAGCAGTACATCGAAAGCGGCCTGGCCGCGGTCATCAATGCCACGACCCCAGCCTTCACCATATTAGTGGCCCACTTTTTCACGGCGGACGAACGGTTCTCCATGCGCAAACTCTCCGGCGCGGCCCTCGGTCTAGGCGGCGTGGCGACTCTCATCGGCACTGACGCGCTCATAGGTTTCGGCGACCACGTTTTCGGACAAATAGCCATCATGGGAGCAGCCCTGTCCTACGCCTGTGCGGCAACCTACGCCAGACGGCTGACCGGCATGCCCCCCACAGTCATGGGATGTCTTCAGCTCTCTGCTGCCTCATTGGTCATGGCCCCCGTTGTCCTCATTATGACCAGACCATGGGAATTACCCATGCCAGGACTCGAAACCCTCGCCGCCATCACAGGACTGGGGTTACTCTGTTCGACGATTGCTTCTCTCATTTTCTTCCGCATACTCACGTCAGCCGGAGCAACCAACATCAGCCTTGTGACCCTGCTCATCCCATTCAGCGCATCAACACTCGGCATCTCCTTCCTCGGGGAACCGTTCACCATGCGCCTCATAATCGGCATGCTCATTGTCTCAGCCGCGGCCATTCTTATTGACGGACGACTCAAATTCAGGAGAAGGCCTCCAAAGGCTCAAAAACCTTTTTCAAAAAGTTCTTGA
- a CDS encoding LysM peptidoglycan-binding domain-containing protein yields the protein MKKLILLAIALCLVFAWGCAKKVQTEPEVVVVEEKEVIVEEEVVIVDPMQVYKAEYDSLPVTHTVTKGECLWWISEYKHVYNDPFMWPLIFKANRDKINNPDMIYPGQQFDVPRYGFDLEEVKASRKEAGAPWKALEPGQDAMIPAEMRAALGYSF from the coding sequence ATGAAGAAGCTGATTTTACTCGCAATCGCCCTGTGCCTTGTCTTTGCCTGGGGCTGCGCCAAAAAAGTCCAAACCGAGCCAGAAGTGGTTGTCGTTGAGGAAAAAGAAGTCATCGTTGAAGAAGAAGTCGTTATTGTCGACCCCATGCAGGTCTACAAGGCTGAATACGATTCTCTGCCGGTGACACACACTGTGACCAAGGGCGAATGCCTGTGGTGGATTTCCGAGTACAAGCACGTGTACAACGATCCCTTCATGTGGCCCCTGATTTTCAAGGCTAACCGTGACAAGATCAACAATCCTGACATGATCTACCCCGGTCAGCAGTTTGACGTGCCCCGCTACGGCTTCGACCTCGAAGAAGTCAAGGCATCCCGCAAGGAAGCCGGTGCTCCCTGGAAGGCTCTTGAGCCTGGACAGGATGCCATGATCCCCGCAGAGATGCGCGCGGCTCTCGGTTATAGCTTCTAA
- a CDS encoding ATP-binding protein: MQISDADGGKPLQFVKVISWTLLVIILSFSLLLSLFISKYAEQTLLEKQEAFALLLAENVSHQLFSRFVIPTVVKFGHIQLRNDDQYKAMDKVIRSTVHSFHVSTLRIYDAKGTVIYSMAKDEIGKPGNAIYKVTETWESEDFSAEILARVSKVAALFMVDLKPGSMTLRAYNPLRAERSLTNIDRNPIMGILEFEQDITDDYLSMLNFERLVIAFSLITSLVLFFLVLTVLRRAERLSNKQLKEKEKLIFELQQQEKLAGMGRMVAGVAHEIRNPLGIICSSSELILKRAKKEGSSSTRILEALHEEAKRLSRTVTEFLDYARPKKPSMLPVKMDSILEQVSVFMEPECEKLGVTIERKYCDDMSVKGDKDLLYRAFYNLVANALQAMNGAGELSINAARGHGRLHIILLDTGPGFSPDHLDQVRDPFFTTKDSGTGLGLALVSTIFESHGIEMHLSNGENGGARIDVIFPA, translated from the coding sequence TTGCAGATATCCGACGCCGACGGCGGCAAACCACTCCAGTTCGTCAAGGTCATATCCTGGACGCTACTGGTCATCATCTTGAGCTTCAGCCTGCTGCTGTCACTGTTCATATCGAAATATGCCGAGCAGACCCTGCTTGAAAAACAGGAAGCCTTTGCTCTGCTCTTGGCCGAAAATGTCAGCCATCAGCTCTTTTCCCGATTCGTGATCCCCACGGTAGTCAAATTCGGTCACATCCAACTGCGAAACGATGACCAGTACAAAGCCATGGACAAAGTGATCAGGTCAACGGTCCACAGCTTTCATGTCTCGACCTTGCGAATCTATGACGCCAAAGGGACTGTCATCTATTCCATGGCGAAGGATGAAATCGGTAAACCGGGCAACGCCATATACAAGGTTACGGAAACTTGGGAATCTGAAGATTTCAGTGCCGAGATCCTGGCCCGCGTCTCCAAAGTCGCAGCCCTGTTCATGGTAGACCTCAAGCCCGGCAGCATGACCCTCAGAGCATATAATCCACTCCGCGCCGAACGAAGTCTGACCAACATCGACCGAAACCCAATCATGGGCATTCTGGAATTTGAACAGGATATCACGGATGACTATTTGTCCATGCTCAACTTTGAACGACTCGTCATCGCCTTTTCCCTCATCACCTCATTGGTGCTCTTTTTCCTCGTCCTCACAGTGCTGCGACGCGCAGAGCGGTTAAGCAACAAACAGCTCAAGGAAAAGGAAAAACTCATCTTCGAATTACAACAGCAGGAAAAACTGGCAGGTATGGGTCGCATGGTCGCAGGAGTTGCGCACGAAATTCGCAATCCGCTCGGTATCATCTGCTCCAGCTCCGAACTCATTTTGAAACGGGCAAAAAAGGAAGGCAGTTCCTCTACCCGTATTCTGGAAGCCCTTCACGAAGAAGCCAAACGACTCTCACGAACCGTAACAGAATTTCTTGATTACGCCCGTCCCAAGAAACCATCCATGTTACCTGTCAAAATGGACTCCATCCTTGAACAGGTCTCCGTCTTCATGGAACCGGAATGCGAAAAACTCGGTGTGACCATTGAACGGAAATACTGCGATGACATGTCAGTTAAAGGCGACAAGGATCTTCTATACCGCGCTTTTTACAACCTCGTGGCCAACGCACTCCAGGCCATGAACGGTGCTGGAGAATTGTCCATCAACGCGGCGCGAGGGCACGGACGCCTCCACATCATCCTTCTCGATACAGGACCTGGATTTTCACCCGATCATCTGGATCAAGTCCGCGACCCCTTCTTCACAACCAAGGATTCCGGCACAGGCCTCGGTCTGGCACTGGTTTCCACCATCTTCGAAAGCCACGGCATCGAGATGCATCTGAGCAACGGCGAAAACGGCGGCGCACGCATAGATGTCATCTTCCCTGCATAA
- a CDS encoding glucose-6-phosphate isomerase — MADILDWTNSSLENLDMASFEARAEEMAERLREETGAGKLPFLTMPYASALKKQLEELKPFLKKFDHMLLLGIGGSALGARALQQAFFPQQDQPGHSGPSLWIADNVDAYALEAYLAKLPPEKTVVVTVSKSGGTIETVGQYFILKKWMQRHLGDAWHENMLLVTDEKHGFLRGEVETYGITALPVPDNLGGRYSVLSAVGMVPALFLGMDVDSLMAGAQEVANQLTAPNLTGETLTEHGSFQLAAWGAALMDKGFDEMIFFAYIPLWASFGDWFAQLWAESLGKEGKGSQPVPAIGVTDQHSVNQMFMDGVRNKACLFLTCPNLPTGPKFPADLPDQFSYVRDKDFGELIQAEGLGTRMALSANGVPLVELRMGADSPRQAGKLITLLGAATILTGWLMGINPLDQPAVELGKRLAKARMNADGLEGEKADLNAFLTADRDLREF; from the coding sequence ATGGCTGATATTCTTGATTGGACCAATTCAAGTTTGGAAAACCTAGACATGGCGAGCTTCGAAGCTCGGGCCGAAGAAATGGCGGAACGCCTTCGTGAGGAAACTGGCGCAGGCAAGCTTCCTTTCCTTACCATGCCTTATGCCTCAGCCCTCAAAAAACAACTGGAAGAACTCAAACCTTTTCTCAAGAAATTTGATCACATGCTCCTGCTTGGTATAGGTGGTTCTGCCTTAGGCGCTCGTGCGTTACAACAAGCTTTCTTCCCCCAGCAGGATCAACCGGGACACTCCGGACCGAGCCTCTGGATTGCTGACAACGTGGATGCTTATGCCCTTGAAGCGTATCTTGCCAAACTCCCGCCCGAAAAGACCGTGGTCGTGACAGTTTCCAAATCCGGCGGCACTATCGAAACAGTGGGCCAGTATTTTATTCTCAAAAAATGGATGCAACGCCATCTGGGAGACGCGTGGCATGAAAACATGCTGCTCGTCACCGATGAAAAACACGGATTCCTACGCGGCGAAGTGGAAACCTACGGCATCACGGCCCTGCCGGTCCCCGACAATCTTGGTGGAAGATATTCTGTTCTGTCTGCCGTGGGCATGGTCCCAGCCCTCTTTCTGGGCATGGATGTCGATTCGCTCATGGCCGGGGCTCAAGAGGTCGCCAATCAATTGACCGCCCCGAACCTCACTGGTGAGACCCTGACCGAACACGGATCATTCCAGTTAGCGGCGTGGGGTGCGGCCCTCATGGACAAGGGGTTTGATGAGATGATCTTTTTCGCCTATATCCCCTTGTGGGCCAGTTTTGGAGATTGGTTTGCTCAGCTCTGGGCCGAATCGCTTGGCAAGGAAGGGAAAGGGAGTCAGCCTGTCCCCGCTATTGGCGTAACGGACCAGCACTCCGTAAACCAGATGTTTATGGATGGTGTACGCAACAAGGCGTGCCTGTTCCTGACCTGTCCGAATCTGCCTACCGGACCGAAATTCCCGGCAGACCTCCCAGACCAATTCAGTTATGTTCGGGACAAGGATTTCGGTGAATTGATTCAGGCGGAGGGCCTCGGCACGCGCATGGCGTTGTCTGCCAACGGTGTACCGCTGGTGGAACTGCGCATGGGCGCGGACAGCCCGAGACAAGCTGGCAAATTGATAACCCTGCTCGGCGCGGCCACTATTCTGACCGGCTGGCTCATGGGTATCAACCCGCTGGACCAGCCCGCAGTGGAACTTGGAAAACGACTGGCCAAGGCGCGTATGAACGCGGATGGCCTTGAAGGTGAAAAAGCGGATTTAAACGCTTTCCTCACTGCAGATAGAGATTTACGGGAGTTTTAA
- the radA gene encoding DNA repair protein RadA translates to MKTKDVFRCAACGAQSPRWQGQCPSCKEWNTLESITVNNKRASSVRAAAQDRPQPLEDLHSEQYTTRTSGMDSLDELLGSGLVPGAAILLGGEPGIGKSTLLLQLAGSQARLGHTAVYLSGEESLPQLRGRAERLGLLGPGLLAMASNKVEDALAVLDGPNPPELLIVDSVQTLASPLADGIPGSVSQVRAVSGELVEKTKKTGTTLILVGHVTKDGQIAGPKLLEHMVDTVLYLEGDRKHFSRILRVLKNRFGPSDELVVFTMKEKGLEVVADPATFFLGARDPSLSGTAMALAVDGQRPFAVEVQALVSKSFLTIPRRTALGFDTNRLNLLLAVLEKRLRLNLSGHDIYAKITGGLASKDPGLDLAVVAAIMSSFYDQPLPESAVFWGEIDLNGQVRPVAAHDVRLKQADRLGHDPVCHSGTAATLADLQRVLFGKRN, encoded by the coding sequence ATGAAAACCAAAGACGTCTTTCGATGCGCGGCCTGTGGCGCACAATCTCCCCGGTGGCAAGGGCAATGCCCTTCGTGCAAGGAATGGAACACGCTGGAATCCATCACTGTTAACAATAAGCGTGCCTCATCCGTGAGGGCGGCAGCTCAGGACAGGCCGCAACCACTTGAAGATTTGCACAGTGAACAATATACCACCCGCACTTCAGGCATGGACTCTCTGGATGAACTGCTCGGCTCCGGGCTGGTACCGGGAGCAGCCATCCTCCTCGGCGGCGAACCGGGTATCGGCAAATCCACCCTGCTTCTACAACTGGCCGGGAGTCAGGCCAGACTAGGCCACACCGCAGTCTATCTTTCAGGCGAAGAATCCCTGCCGCAACTCCGTGGACGTGCGGAACGCCTCGGCCTGCTCGGGCCGGGACTGCTCGCCATGGCATCCAACAAAGTGGAAGATGCTCTGGCCGTACTGGACGGCCCCAATCCGCCGGAACTGCTCATTGTTGATTCAGTACAGACCTTGGCGTCCCCTCTGGCCGACGGCATTCCCGGCTCAGTTAGTCAGGTACGCGCCGTATCCGGCGAATTGGTAGAAAAAACCAAAAAAACAGGCACGACCCTTATACTCGTGGGCCATGTAACCAAGGACGGCCAGATTGCCGGACCAAAACTGTTGGAACACATGGTGGACACGGTCCTGTATCTGGAAGGTGATCGCAAACATTTTTCCCGCATCCTGCGCGTACTCAAGAACAGATTCGGCCCCAGTGATGAATTGGTGGTCTTCACTATGAAGGAGAAAGGGCTTGAAGTCGTCGCAGACCCGGCCACATTTTTCCTCGGCGCACGGGACCCATCCCTTTCCGGCACGGCCATGGCCTTGGCTGTAGACGGCCAGCGACCTTTTGCCGTGGAAGTACAGGCTTTGGTTTCCAAGTCATTCCTGACCATTCCCCGGCGTACAGCACTCGGCTTTGATACAAACCGACTCAACCTATTGTTGGCCGTGCTCGAAAAAAGATTACGCCTGAATCTCAGTGGTCATGACATTTATGCCAAGATCACAGGAGGGCTGGCCTCCAAAGACCCCGGCCTTGATCTGGCCGTGGTGGCGGCAATCATGTCGTCATTTTATGATCAACCTCTGCCGGAATCCGCAGTCTTCTGGGGCGAGATAGATCTCAACGGACAAGTACGCCCTGTGGCCGCCCATGATGTCAGACTCAAACAGGCTGACCGTCTGGGGCATGACCCTGTCTGCCATTCCGGCACCGCTGCAACACTGGCCGACCTGCAACGCGTCCTGTTCGGCAAGCGGAATTGA
- a CDS encoding AzlC family ABC transporter permease, with amino-acid sequence MTDRKSTFLQGARDISPILAGVMPFGLICGAVGVSEGMPEWASSMMSVIVFAGASQLAAIQLMSENASVAVVILTGLIINARFFMYSASIGPHLKGVPPLQKAGLAYLLTDGGYAVSVAHYLRNEISSVNKVWYYLGTNVVIWVGYISSTIIGAYVGAVIPPEWRLDFAVPLTFTAVVMPAIVDRPMVLAALVSGGMAVAASSLPYNLGLMVGAVSGMVVGYLAERRLANA; translated from the coding sequence ATGACAGATAGAAAATCGACATTTCTTCAAGGCGCTCGTGACATCAGCCCTATACTGGCGGGTGTGATGCCGTTTGGCCTTATTTGCGGTGCCGTGGGAGTCTCTGAGGGGATGCCTGAATGGGCTTCCTCCATGATGTCTGTCATCGTCTTTGCCGGAGCCTCTCAGTTGGCGGCCATTCAGCTCATGAGTGAAAATGCATCTGTTGCCGTGGTTATTCTTACCGGGCTGATAATCAATGCGCGTTTTTTCATGTACTCTGCATCCATCGGTCCGCACCTCAAGGGCGTTCCACCGTTGCAGAAGGCTGGATTGGCTTATTTGCTGACGGATGGAGGATACGCCGTGTCCGTGGCCCATTATCTTCGAAACGAGATCAGCAGCGTCAACAAGGTCTGGTATTATTTGGGAACCAATGTTGTCATATGGGTGGGGTATATTTCTTCAACCATCATTGGTGCGTATGTTGGCGCGGTCATCCCCCCTGAGTGGCGACTTGATTTTGCTGTCCCGTTGACTTTTACGGCTGTGGTTATGCCCGCCATTGTCGACAGGCCCATGGTTCTGGCTGCGCTTGTTTCTGGTGGCATGGCTGTTGCCGCATCTTCTCTTCCATATAACCTTGGGCTGATGGTCGGTGCCGTCAGCGGCATGGTGGTCGGTTATCTCGCAGAGAGGAGGCTTGCCAATGCTTGA
- a CDS encoding AzlD domain-containing protein, whose protein sequence is MLDMSIYWPVVLGIGIGVFLIRYSFILIIDKVTLPEMVQRMLRYIPASVLPALIVPAVLLHKEGGVTTFAGWDQLTAALVAVLVAWKTRNMLATIASGMVVLWGIQFFL, encoded by the coding sequence ATGCTTGATATGTCCATTTACTGGCCGGTTGTATTGGGGATTGGTATAGGGGTCTTTTTGATCCGGTATTCGTTCATCCTGATTATCGACAAAGTGACGTTGCCGGAGATGGTGCAACGGATGCTTCGTTACATTCCCGCCTCAGTGCTTCCCGCGTTGATTGTCCCGGCGGTGCTTCTGCATAAGGAAGGCGGCGTGACAACGTTTGCCGGCTGGGATCAACTGACTGCTGCGCTCGTCGCTGTTTTGGTTGCATGGAAGACACGGAATATGCTGGCGACCATTGCTTCCGGTATGGTCGTCTTGTGGGGCATTCAGTTCTTTTTGTAA